A single region of the Maniola jurtina chromosome 21, ilManJurt1.1, whole genome shotgun sequence genome encodes:
- the LOC123876243 gene encoding multidrug resistance protein homolog 49-like isoform X2, which translates to MKRNESVRSVQRFSRDHQRPALALSFRQNSLTIGSLAQHSAYLAEKAYKEETAERRGTIYESDPNSQAPAVSWFRLFRFAKPWEFILLFAGIIFATLSGLFVPVGVIIYGEFTSLLIDRTVMNGTSTPTLTIEWFGGGRILTNASREENRRALYEDSQAFGIGCTVFSVLQFIVSAISVDLFNYAALRQIDRVKKRFLEAVLRQDITWYDLNTSMNFATKVSDDVEKYREGIGEKVPMFVYLVMSFVTAVIISFAYGWELTLVILSCAPIIIATTAIVAKVQSSLTTQELKAYSIAGVVAEEVLSAIRTVVAFGGEEKEIQRYEKRLHPAKKMGIRKGVYSGIGSGVMWLIIYATYALAFWYGVALILDSRHEPNPVYTPAVLMIVFFSVLQGAQNVGLTAPHLEAMASARASAGAIFAVIDRKPTIDSLSEEGSKPVLDGNMELRDVYFRYPARPDVQVLNGLSLKIRRNETIALVGASGSGKSTVLQLLQRMYDPDVGAVNASGYDLRDLNVHHFRSHVAVVGQEPVLFAGTIKENIRMSNPQCTDEEIIMASKQAYCHSFIKHLPNGYDTSIGERGAQLSGGQKQRIAIARALVRKPKILILDEATSALDSQSEAKVQRALDAAAAGRTTIMVSHRLATVLNANRIVFIEKGEVVEDGTHEELMGLRGRYYQLVLENEPSIAPDANAPESALKPNTNSTTDAKMRRPKLEKLVSLDSMTSVDIDEDSVSEDEVEAEPKEPKEYEPTTWEIMKLCEPEKYLMAIGIIAAIAVGSSFPCFAILFGETYGLLESKDEDYVRGGTNVIAALFLLVGVYTGIGIFFQIYIFNLTGVRLTARLRVAAFRTMLAQEMGWFDHPLNGIGALCSRLAADAAAVQGATGTRIGALMQATATITIGILVSMYFTWKMTLVSLVSVPMVIIAVVLEGRVLAEGVVTIREAANRATTIATEAITNIRTVSAFCGEKSILARYDSAGANARVAAQKSLRWRGCVFAFGQTAPVAGYALSLWYGGILVADREVPYKDVIKVSEALIFGAWMMGQALAFAPNFGAAVMAAGRVMTLLARKPLIDSTHAPSVSENYVADGKIHYKNIKFRYPTRREVQVLRGLSLAIPSGKRVALVGPSGCGKSTLIQLLQRLYDPDEGNVYLDDHSIVWDMRLSTLRRNLGIVSQEPVLFDRTIAENIAYGDNTRDVPIEEIVSAAKSANVHTFIAALPDGYNTRIGARASQLSGGQKQRIAIARALVRNPRVLLLDEATSALDTHSERVVQEALDRASEGRTCLIIAHRLATIQNADVICVIDQGVVAEMGTHSELIALKKIYAKLYELQCGFVEESEENLAEEQNS; encoded by the exons ATGAAACGCAATGAGTCCGTGAGGAGCGTTCAAAGGTTCAGTAGGGACCATCAGCGGCCGGCGTTGGCGCTGAGCTTTCGCCAGAACTCGCTTACGATCGGCTCGCTCGCTCAGCACTCCGCTTATCTTGCAGAGAAAGCCTACAAGGAGGAAACAGC GGAAAGACGTGGCACtatctacga ATCGGATCCCAATAGTCAAGCACCAGCGGTTTCTTGGTTTAGGCTT TTCAGGTTCGCAAAGCCATGGGAGTTCATTCTGTtgttcgcgggcatcatcttcgCCACCCTCAGCGGGCTGTTCGTGCCGGTGGGCGTCATCATCTACGGCGAGTTCACGTCGCTGCTGATCGACCGCACGGTGATGAACGGCACGTCTACACCGACCCTAACAATCGAGTGGTTCGGCGGCGGCAGGATACT TACAAACGCGAGCCGCGAAGAGAACCGTCGGGCGTTGTATGAGGACTCGCAGGCTTTCGGCATAGGATGCACCGTGTTCTCCGTACTGCAGTTCATTGTGTCGGCGATCAGTGTGGACTTGTTCAACTACGCTGCGCTTAGACAG ATTGATAgagtaaaaaaaagattcttaGAAGCCGTGCTACGTCAAGATATCACGTGGTATGACCTGAATACATCTATGAATTTCGCGACGAAGGTTTCAGA TGACGTGGAGAAATACCGCGAAGGTATCGGCGAGAAAGTGCCAATGTTCGTGTATCTGGTGATGTCCTTCGTGACGGCTGTGATCATATCGTTTGCGTACGGCTGGGAGCTGACGCTGGTCATCCTGTCGTGTGCACCCATCATTATAGCTACTACTGCTATTGTGGCAAAG GTGCAATCATCACTGACTACTCAAGAGTTGAAGGCTTACAGCATCGCTGGGGTTGTTGCGGAGGAAGTGCTGTCAGCGATACGGACAGTCGTCGCCTTTGGCGGTGAAGAGAAAGAGATACAAAG ATACGAAAAACGCTTACATCCGGCGAAGAAAATGGGCATACGGAAAGGGGTGTACTCAGGGATAGGCAGCGGCGTGATGTGGCTAATCATCTACGCCACATACGCGCTCGCCTTCTGGTACGGCGTGGCCCTGATCCTGGACAGCAGGCACGAACCAAACCCGGTCTATACACCCGCTGTTCTCATGATT GTATTCTTCAGTGTGCTCCAAGGTGCCCAAAACGTTGGTCTAACGGCTCCACATCTCGAAGCGATGGCCAGCGCTCGGGCATCAGCGGGAGCGATATTTGCCGTCATTGACAGGAAGCCCACTATTGACAGTCTTTCGGAAGAGGGCAGCAAGCCTGTATTGGATGGGAATATGGAGTTAAGAGACGTGTACTTCAGATATCCCGCTCGACCAGATGTTCAG GTCCTAAATGGCCTTTCCCTGAAGATACGCCGCAATGAGACAATAGCGCTAGTAGGGGCTAGTGGAAGCGGCAAGTCCACAGTGCTGCAACTGCTGCAGAGGATGTATGACCCTGACGTTGGAGCGGTGAACGCGTCAGGGTATGACCTCAGGGACCTCAATGTGCATCACTTCAGGAGTCATGTCGCTGTTGTTGGACAGGAACCGGTGCTGTTTGCTGGCACTATCAAGGAGAATATTCG aatGAGCAACCCACAATGCACAGATGAGGAAATCATCATGGCTTCAAAACAAGCATACTGTCACAGTTTCATCAAGCACTTACCTAAT GGATACGACACATCAATAGGTGAAAGAGGTGCCCAACTATCAGGAGGACAGAAGCAACGTATTGCGATCGCTCGTGCCTTAGTGAGGAAACCAAAGATCCTGATCCTGGACGAAGCTACTTCTGCATTGGATTCTCAGAGTGAAGCCAAGGTGCAGAGGGCGCTGGACGCCGCGGCCGCCGGCAGGACCACCATTATGGTGAGCCACAG ATTAGCAACTGTACTTAACGCAAACCGAATTGTGTTCATCGAGAAAGGCGAAGTGGTAGAAGATGGTACGCACGAAGAACTAATGGGACTCAGAGGTCGTTACTACCAGCTTGTGTTAGAAAACGAACCGAGTATTGCGCCTGATGCCAACGCCCCAGAAAGTGCACTAAAAC CTAATACTAATTCAACCACAGATGCTAAGATGCGAAGACCGAAGTTAGAGAAACTAGTCTCTCTTGATTCAATGACGAGTGTTGATATTGACGAAGATTCAGTTTCCGAAGACGAAGTGGAGGCAGAACCGAAGGAGCCTAAAGAATATGAGCCCACAACTTGGGAGATTATGAAGCTGTGTGAACCAGAAAAATATCTAATGGCCATTGGGATTATCGCTGCGATCGCCGTCGGATCTTCCTTTCCATGTTTTGCCATCCTTTTCGGAGAGACTTATGGT CTATTGGAGAGTAAAGACGAAGATTACGTACGCGGTGGTACCAACGTGATTGCAGCGCTGTTCCTATTGGTTGGCGTCTATACTGGCATTGGTATATTCTTCCAAATCTATATCTTCAACTTGACCGGCGTCAGGCTTACAGCGAggctcag GGTAGCAGCTTTTCGAACAATGCTGGCACAGGAGATGGGATGGTTCGACCACCCTCTGAACGGCATTGGTGCTCTTTGCTCCCGCTTAGCTGCAGACGCGGCCGCTGTGCAGGGG GCAACTGGTACAAGAATAGGCGCACTAATGCAAGCAACAGCAACAATAACCATCGGCATTCTAGTATCTATGTACTTCACATGGAAAATGACGCTGGTGTCGTTGGTGTCGGTGCCGATGGTGATCATCGCCGTAGTGCTGGAAGGCCGCGTGCTGGCTGAGGGCGTCGTGACGATACGCGAGGCGGCCAACAGG GCGACCACCATCGCGACTGAGGCCATCACCAATATAAGGACTGTGTCTGCGTTTT GTGGTGAAAAGAGTATACTCGCTCGGTATGACTCCGCGGGAGCAAACGCACGGGTAGCGGCGCAGAAGAGTCTCCGTTGGCGCGGCTGCGTGTTCGCGTTCGGGCAGACTGCTCCCGTGGCCGGCTATGCGCTGTCGCTGTGGTACGGCGGCATACTTGTGGCGGACCGGGAGGTACCGTACAAGGATGTTATCAA gGTCTCCGAAGCGCTTATATTCGGCGCTTGGATGATGGGTCAGGCTTTAGCGTTTGCGCCCAACTTTGGCGCGGCCGTAATGGCTGCGGGCCGTGTCATGACTCTTCTGGCGAGAAAACCGCTCATCGATAGTACCCACGCTCCGTCCGTATCTGAGAATTAT gTTGCAGACGGTAAAATTCACTACAAAAACATCAAGTTCCGCTATCCAACGAGACGGGAAGTTCAAGTTTTACGTGGGCTTTCCCTAGCAATCCCCAGCGGCAAACGTGTGGCTTTGGTCGGCCCGAGCGGGTGTGGGAAGTCAACCCTCATACAATTACTCCAGAGGCTGTATGACCCGGATGAGGGGAATGTG TATCTAGACGACCACAGCATAGTGTGGGACATGCGGCTGTCTACACTGCGCCGCAACTTGGGCATCGTGTCTCAGGAGCCGGTGCTCTTCGACCGCACCATCGCCGAGAACATCGCGTACGGGGACAACACTCGAGACGTGCCGATAGAGGAGATCGTCAGTGCTGCGAAATCCGCTAATGTGCACACGTTCATCGCTGCTTTGCCTGAT GGCTACAACACACGCATCGGCGCGCGCGCATCACAGCTGTCGGGCGGACAAAAACAGCGGATAGCCATCGCTCGCGCGCTCGTTCGCAACCCGCGCGTGTTGCTGCTGGATGAAGCGACCTCCGCGCTTGACACGCACAGTGAACGG gtgGTCCAAGAAGCCTTAGACAGAGCGAGCGAAGGCAGAACGTGCCTCATAATCGCACATCGTCTTGCTACCATCCAGAACGCTGACGTCATATGTGTCATCGACCAGGGAGTTGTCGCCGAAATGGGCACCCACAGTGAACTGATCGCCTTGAAGAAAATATACGCAAAACTCTACGAGCTGCAGTGCGGCTTTGTAGAGGAGAGCGAAGAGAATTTAGCTGAAGAACAAAACTCCTAA
- the LOC123876243 gene encoding multidrug resistance protein homolog 49-like isoform X3, translating to MKRNESVRSVQRFSRDHQRPALALSFRQNSLTIGSLAQHSAYLAEKAYKEETAERRGTIYESDPNSQAPAVSWFRLFRFAKPWEFILLFAGIIFATLSGLFVPVGVIIYGEFTSLLIDRTVMNGTSTPTLTIEWFGGGRILTNASREENRRALYEDSQAFGIGCTVFSVLQFIVSAISVDLFNYAALRQIDRVKKRFLEAVLRQDITWYDLNTSMNFATKVSDDVEKYREGIGEKVPMFVYLVMSFVTAVIISFAYGWELTLVILSCAPIIIATTAIVAKVQSSLTTQELKAYSIAGVVAEEVLSAIRTVVAFGGEEKEIQRYEKRLHPAKKMGIRKGVYSGIGSGVMWLIIYATYALAFWYGVALILDSRHEPNPVYTPAVLMIVFFSVLQGAQNVGLTAPHLEAMASARASAGAIFAVIDRKPTIDSLSEEGSKPVLDGNMELRDVYFRYPARPDVQVLNGLSLKIRRNETIALVGASGSGKSTVLQLLQRMYDPDVGAVNASGYDLRDLNVHHFRSHVAVVGQEPVLFAGTIKENIRMSNPQCTDEEIIMASKQAYCHSFIKHLPNGYDTSIGERGAQLSGGQKQRIAIARALVRKPKILILDEATSALDSQSEAKVQRALDAAAAGRTTIMVSHRLATVLNANRIVFIEKGEVVEDGTHEELMGLRGRYYQLVLENEPSIAPDANAPESALKHAKMRRPKLEKLVSLDSMTSVDIDEDSVSEDEVEAEPKEPKEYEPTTWEIMKLCEPEKYLMAIGIIAAIAVGSSFPCFAILFGETYGLLESKDEDYVRGGTNVIAALFLLVGVYTGIGIFFQIYIFNLTGVRLTARLRVAAFRTMLAQEMGWFDHPLNGIGALCSRLAADAAAVQGATGTRIGALMQATATITIGILVSMYFTWKMTLVSLVSVPMVIIAVVLEGRVLAEGVVTIREAANRATTIATEAITNIRTVSAFCGEKSILARYDSAGANARVAAQKSLRWRGCVFAFGQTAPVAGYALSLWYGGILVADREVPYKDVIKVSEALIFGAWMMGQALAFAPNFGAAVMAAGRVMTLLARKPLIDSTHAPSVSENYVADGKIHYKNIKFRYPTRREVQVLRGLSLAIPSGKRVALVGPSGCGKSTLIQLLQRLYDPDEGNVYLDDHSIVWDMRLSTLRRNLGIVSQEPVLFDRTIAENIAYGDNTRDVPIEEIVSAAKSANVHTFIAALPDGYNTRIGARASQLSGGQKQRIAIARALVRNPRVLLLDEATSALDTHSERVVQEALDRASEGRTCLIIAHRLATIQNADVICVIDQGVVAEMGTHSELIALKKIYAKLYELQCGFVEESEENLAEEQNS from the exons ATGAAACGCAATGAGTCCGTGAGGAGCGTTCAAAGGTTCAGTAGGGACCATCAGCGGCCGGCGTTGGCGCTGAGCTTTCGCCAGAACTCGCTTACGATCGGCTCGCTCGCTCAGCACTCCGCTTATCTTGCAGAGAAAGCCTACAAGGAGGAAACAGC GGAAAGACGTGGCACtatctacga ATCGGATCCCAATAGTCAAGCACCAGCGGTTTCTTGGTTTAGGCTT TTCAGGTTCGCAAAGCCATGGGAGTTCATTCTGTtgttcgcgggcatcatcttcgCCACCCTCAGCGGGCTGTTCGTGCCGGTGGGCGTCATCATCTACGGCGAGTTCACGTCGCTGCTGATCGACCGCACGGTGATGAACGGCACGTCTACACCGACCCTAACAATCGAGTGGTTCGGCGGCGGCAGGATACT TACAAACGCGAGCCGCGAAGAGAACCGTCGGGCGTTGTATGAGGACTCGCAGGCTTTCGGCATAGGATGCACCGTGTTCTCCGTACTGCAGTTCATTGTGTCGGCGATCAGTGTGGACTTGTTCAACTACGCTGCGCTTAGACAG ATTGATAgagtaaaaaaaagattcttaGAAGCCGTGCTACGTCAAGATATCACGTGGTATGACCTGAATACATCTATGAATTTCGCGACGAAGGTTTCAGA TGACGTGGAGAAATACCGCGAAGGTATCGGCGAGAAAGTGCCAATGTTCGTGTATCTGGTGATGTCCTTCGTGACGGCTGTGATCATATCGTTTGCGTACGGCTGGGAGCTGACGCTGGTCATCCTGTCGTGTGCACCCATCATTATAGCTACTACTGCTATTGTGGCAAAG GTGCAATCATCACTGACTACTCAAGAGTTGAAGGCTTACAGCATCGCTGGGGTTGTTGCGGAGGAAGTGCTGTCAGCGATACGGACAGTCGTCGCCTTTGGCGGTGAAGAGAAAGAGATACAAAG ATACGAAAAACGCTTACATCCGGCGAAGAAAATGGGCATACGGAAAGGGGTGTACTCAGGGATAGGCAGCGGCGTGATGTGGCTAATCATCTACGCCACATACGCGCTCGCCTTCTGGTACGGCGTGGCCCTGATCCTGGACAGCAGGCACGAACCAAACCCGGTCTATACACCCGCTGTTCTCATGATT GTATTCTTCAGTGTGCTCCAAGGTGCCCAAAACGTTGGTCTAACGGCTCCACATCTCGAAGCGATGGCCAGCGCTCGGGCATCAGCGGGAGCGATATTTGCCGTCATTGACAGGAAGCCCACTATTGACAGTCTTTCGGAAGAGGGCAGCAAGCCTGTATTGGATGGGAATATGGAGTTAAGAGACGTGTACTTCAGATATCCCGCTCGACCAGATGTTCAG GTCCTAAATGGCCTTTCCCTGAAGATACGCCGCAATGAGACAATAGCGCTAGTAGGGGCTAGTGGAAGCGGCAAGTCCACAGTGCTGCAACTGCTGCAGAGGATGTATGACCCTGACGTTGGAGCGGTGAACGCGTCAGGGTATGACCTCAGGGACCTCAATGTGCATCACTTCAGGAGTCATGTCGCTGTTGTTGGACAGGAACCGGTGCTGTTTGCTGGCACTATCAAGGAGAATATTCG aatGAGCAACCCACAATGCACAGATGAGGAAATCATCATGGCTTCAAAACAAGCATACTGTCACAGTTTCATCAAGCACTTACCTAAT GGATACGACACATCAATAGGTGAAAGAGGTGCCCAACTATCAGGAGGACAGAAGCAACGTATTGCGATCGCTCGTGCCTTAGTGAGGAAACCAAAGATCCTGATCCTGGACGAAGCTACTTCTGCATTGGATTCTCAGAGTGAAGCCAAGGTGCAGAGGGCGCTGGACGCCGCGGCCGCCGGCAGGACCACCATTATGGTGAGCCACAG ATTAGCAACTGTACTTAACGCAAACCGAATTGTGTTCATCGAGAAAGGCGAAGTGGTAGAAGATGGTACGCACGAAGAACTAATGGGACTCAGAGGTCGTTACTACCAGCTTGTGTTAGAAAACGAACCGAGTATTGCGCCTGATGCCAACGCCCCAGAAAGTGCACTAAAAC ATGCTAAGATGCGAAGACCGAAGTTAGAGAAACTAGTCTCTCTTGATTCAATGACGAGTGTTGATATTGACGAAGATTCAGTTTCCGAAGACGAAGTGGAGGCAGAACCGAAGGAGCCTAAAGAATATGAGCCCACAACTTGGGAGATTATGAAGCTGTGTGAACCAGAAAAATATCTAATGGCCATTGGGATTATCGCTGCGATCGCCGTCGGATCTTCCTTTCCATGTTTTGCCATCCTTTTCGGAGAGACTTATGGT CTATTGGAGAGTAAAGACGAAGATTACGTACGCGGTGGTACCAACGTGATTGCAGCGCTGTTCCTATTGGTTGGCGTCTATACTGGCATTGGTATATTCTTCCAAATCTATATCTTCAACTTGACCGGCGTCAGGCTTACAGCGAggctcag GGTAGCAGCTTTTCGAACAATGCTGGCACAGGAGATGGGATGGTTCGACCACCCTCTGAACGGCATTGGTGCTCTTTGCTCCCGCTTAGCTGCAGACGCGGCCGCTGTGCAGGGG GCAACTGGTACAAGAATAGGCGCACTAATGCAAGCAACAGCAACAATAACCATCGGCATTCTAGTATCTATGTACTTCACATGGAAAATGACGCTGGTGTCGTTGGTGTCGGTGCCGATGGTGATCATCGCCGTAGTGCTGGAAGGCCGCGTGCTGGCTGAGGGCGTCGTGACGATACGCGAGGCGGCCAACAGGGCGACCACCATCGCGACTGAGGCCATCACCAATATTAGGACTGTGTCTGCGTTTT GTGGTGAAAAGAGTATACTCGCTCGGTATGACTCCGCGGGAGCAAACGCACGGGTAGCGGCGCAGAAGAGTCTCCGTTGGCGCGGCTGCGTGTTCGCGTTCGGGCAGACTGCTCCCGTGGCCGGCTATGCGCTGTCGCTGTGGTACGGCGGCATACTTGTGGCGGACCGGGAGGTACCGTACAAGGATGTTATCAA gGTCTCCGAAGCGCTTATATTCGGCGCTTGGATGATGGGTCAGGCTTTAGCGTTTGCGCCCAACTTTGGCGCGGCCGTAATGGCTGCGGGCCGTGTCATGACTCTTCTGGCGAGAAAACCGCTCATCGATAGTACCCACGCTCCGTCCGTATCTGAGAATTAT gTTGCAGACGGTAAAATTCACTACAAAAACATCAAGTTCCGCTATCCAACGAGACGGGAAGTTCAAGTTTTACGTGGGCTTTCCCTAGCAATCCCCAGCGGCAAACGTGTGGCTTTGGTCGGCCCGAGCGGGTGTGGGAAGTCAACCCTCATACAATTACTCCAGAGGCTGTATGACCCGGATGAGGGGAATGTG TATCTAGACGACCACAGCATAGTGTGGGACATGCGGCTGTCTACACTGCGCCGCAACTTGGGCATCGTGTCTCAGGAGCCGGTGCTCTTCGACCGCACCATCGCCGAGAACATCGCGTACGGGGACAACACTCGAGACGTGCCGATAGAGGAGATCGTCAGTGCTGCGAAATCCGCTAATGTGCACACGTTCATCGCTGCTTTGCCTGAT GGCTACAACACACGCATCGGCGCGCGCGCATCACAGCTGTCGGGCGGACAAAAACAGCGGATAGCCATCGCTCGCGCGCTCGTTCGCAACCCGCGCGTGTTGCTGCTGGATGAAGCGACCTCCGCGCTTGACACGCACAGTGAACGG gtgGTCCAAGAAGCCTTAGACAGAGCGAGCGAAGGCAGAACGTGCCTCATAATCGCACATCGTCTTGCTACCATCCAGAACGCTGACGTCATATGTGTCATCGACCAGGGAGTTGTCGCCGAAATGGGCACCCACAGTGAACTGATCGCCTTGAAGAAAATATACGCAAAACTCTACGAGCTGCAGTGCGGCTTTGTAGAGGAGAGCGAAGAGAATTTAGCTGAAGAACAAAACTCCTAA